A genomic stretch from Terriglobus sp. RCC_193 includes:
- a CDS encoding ATP-binding protein, with protein sequence MPNTPTTRTTFTLPSTLDTVDRVEQEAESFANRAGFHEDDISNIAMAVREAAVNAVIHGNSYSRDKEVTASFEANDDDLVIRISDEGPGFNEEVIPDPLSPENILRGSGRGVFLMRAFMDEVHFRQLSPGTELTLIKHRIPAQDAA encoded by the coding sequence TTGCCCAATACACCCACAACACGGACAACCTTCACCCTGCCGTCCACGCTGGATACCGTGGACCGTGTGGAGCAGGAGGCGGAATCCTTCGCCAACCGCGCCGGGTTCCACGAAGACGACATCTCCAACATCGCCATGGCCGTCCGCGAGGCTGCCGTGAATGCCGTCATCCACGGCAATAGCTACAGCCGCGACAAGGAAGTGACCGCCAGCTTTGAAGCGAATGACGATGACCTTGTCATCCGCATCAGCGACGAGGGGCCAGGCTTCAATGAGGAAGTCATTCCCGATCCCCTTTCGCCGGAGAATATCCTCCGCGGCTCGGGACGCGGGGTGTTCCTTATGCGCGCCTTCATGGATGAGGTACACTTTCGCCAACTGTCCCCGGGAACTGAGCTGACTCTCATCAAGCATCGCATTCCCGCGCAGGACGCAGCCTGA
- a CDS encoding menaquinone biosynthesis family protein: MSTTPTGVQEIKVAHSPDSDDAFMFYGLATNKVRVPGYKFTHVLTDIETLNQRAIHDPYYDVTAISFHAYPYLQDEYALMACGGSVGEGYGPMIVAPRKYTTDEVKKLKIAVPGELTTAFLTLRLFHPEVAYEVVPFDQIIPRVVAGEFEAGLIIHEGQLTYGDNGLHKVLDMGQWWREQTDGLPLPLGGNAIRRSLGPDSMRIATQALRDSIQHALDHRPQALEYAMQFARDLDPNLANKFVGMYVNERTLNYGDDGREAIKKLLDMGYERGVIPHKAKVDFID; this comes from the coding sequence ATGAGCACCACCCCGACAGGCGTACAGGAGATCAAGGTGGCCCACAGCCCCGACTCCGACGACGCATTCATGTTTTACGGTCTTGCAACGAACAAGGTCCGCGTCCCCGGCTACAAATTCACGCACGTCCTCACGGACATTGAAACGCTGAACCAGCGTGCGATTCACGATCCGTACTACGACGTGACCGCCATCAGCTTCCACGCCTATCCCTACCTGCAGGACGAGTATGCCCTGATGGCGTGCGGCGGCTCTGTGGGCGAGGGTTACGGTCCCATGATCGTCGCTCCGCGCAAGTACACCACGGACGAAGTAAAGAAGCTGAAGATTGCCGTTCCGGGCGAACTGACCACGGCGTTCCTGACGCTGCGTCTCTTCCATCCCGAAGTGGCATATGAGGTTGTTCCATTCGACCAGATCATTCCGCGGGTGGTTGCGGGCGAGTTCGAAGCCGGCCTGATCATCCACGAAGGCCAGCTCACCTACGGCGACAACGGCCTGCACAAGGTGCTGGACATGGGTCAGTGGTGGCGCGAACAGACCGACGGACTGCCGCTGCCGCTGGGTGGCAATGCTATCCGCCGCTCGCTGGGGCCGGACTCCATGCGCATTGCCACGCAGGCGCTGCGCGACTCCATTCAGCACGCACTGGATCATCGTCCGCAGGCACTGGAATACGCCATGCAGTTTGCCCGTGACCTGGACCCGAACCTGGCTAACAAGTTTGTGGGCATGTACGTGAACGAGCGCACCCTGAACTACGGCGACGATGGCCGCGAAGCCATCAAGAAGCTGCTGGACATGGGCTATGAACGCGGCGTGATTCCGCACAAGGCAAAGGTCGATTTCATCGACTAA
- a CDS encoding uroporphyrinogen-III synthase: MAPRVLVTRAPHQASALGDALAAHGLRVASVPTIALAPPGDDYATLDRVLMRLDEFDWILFTSANAVAVFAERLEDEAVPLTCGIASIGAATSKALRDAGFPVRLQAQTAVAESLAKSLLPHARGASMLLVRAEQGRDVLIEILEEAGAEVTLAPAYRTVIPTESVERLKRELPTVDAITFTSSSSVQNLFALLDAAGLTLPKEMVLASIGPITTASLKEQGRMPTVEAREATVISLASAVATALRHRG; encoded by the coding sequence TTGGCTCCTCGTGTTCTGGTTACACGTGCCCCGCACCAGGCTTCGGCTCTGGGCGATGCGCTGGCGGCTCATGGCCTGCGTGTTGCTTCTGTCCCCACCATTGCGCTTGCACCGCCCGGCGATGACTACGCCACGCTGGACCGTGTGCTGATGCGGCTGGATGAGTTCGATTGGATCCTGTTTACTTCGGCAAATGCAGTCGCTGTCTTCGCTGAGAGGCTTGAGGATGAGGCTGTGCCGCTGACCTGCGGCATTGCCAGCATTGGCGCGGCTACCAGCAAGGCGCTGCGCGATGCGGGCTTCCCCGTGCGTCTGCAGGCGCAGACGGCTGTTGCGGAGTCTCTTGCGAAGTCATTGTTGCCGCACGCACGTGGCGCATCCATGCTGCTGGTGCGCGCAGAACAGGGAAGAGATGTCCTGATTGAAATACTGGAGGAAGCAGGTGCCGAAGTGACTCTGGCTCCTGCTTATCGCACGGTGATTCCCACAGAATCCGTGGAGCGCCTGAAACGTGAACTGCCTACGGTGGACGCCATCACCTTCACCAGTTCGTCGTCGGTGCAGAATTTGTTTGCGCTGTTGGATGCTGCTGGACTGACCCTCCCGAAGGAGATGGTGCTGGCATCCATCGGACCCATCACCACGGCATCGTTGAAGGAGCAGGGACGCATGCCGACGGTCGAAGCTCGAGAAGCCACCGTAATATCGCTGGCTTCTGCCGTGGCAACGGCGCTTCGGCATCGTGGCTGA
- a CDS encoding biotin transporter BioY — protein MSRISLSSLRPAIAGESRSVSFVLQAAAVVAASLFIALCAHISVPLPFTPVPFTLQPFAVILVGMLMGPTAGFAALALYLAEGAAGMPVFTTAGLPGVARLLGPTGGYLFAYPLAAAIAGIPAALRSRHYVSFAAAGAAAMLLVYASGSAWFSVSLHVPFSMALSGAVAPFALADTVKVLAAAGMATAVARR, from the coding sequence ATGTCACGTATCTCTCTGTCTTCTCTGCGTCCCGCCATCGCGGGCGAGTCGCGTTCAGTTTCGTTTGTGCTGCAGGCAGCGGCTGTTGTGGCTGCGAGCCTGTTCATCGCGCTGTGCGCACACATCTCCGTGCCACTGCCGTTCACGCCGGTTCCCTTCACGCTGCAGCCCTTTGCGGTGATCCTGGTGGGCATGCTGATGGGCCCGACTGCGGGATTCGCCGCACTGGCACTGTATCTGGCGGAAGGCGCGGCAGGCATGCCGGTATTCACCACCGCCGGACTGCCCGGCGTGGCGCGCCTGCTGGGACCCACGGGCGGCTATCTCTTCGCCTATCCGCTGGCAGCAGCGATTGCCGGTATTCCTGCCGCGCTGCGGTCGCGCCATTACGTCAGCTTTGCTGCGGCAGGCGCTGCAGCCATGCTGCTGGTATACGCCAGCGGCTCTGCATGGTTTAGCGTGTCGCTGCATGTTCCGTTCTCCATGGCGCTCAGTGGCGCTGTGGCTCCGTTTGCTCTTGCAGATACCGTCAAGGTCCTTGCTGCGGCAGGCATGGCCACAGCCGTGGCTCGTCGCTAA
- a CDS encoding sigma-70 family RNA polymerase sigma factor: protein MLSSSGGYGTSHSVAAMPVTTKLDTLLEHRGQFLAFLERRVHDRNKAEDILQAAYIRALEHEGNVQEHESVVGWFYRVLRNAVIDSYRRHSVENEGLALLAREMEDAVTSPVDLRDEVCLCLQSAVDSLSPDYAELLREVDLADEPLTAYAQKRSLTSNNAAVRAHRARAALRKELLRSCGACAEHHCEVCTCKRC from the coding sequence ATGCTTAGTTCCTCAGGCGGCTACGGAACATCTCATTCTGTAGCCGCTATGCCTGTTACGACAAAACTCGACACGCTTCTGGAGCACCGCGGGCAGTTTCTCGCATTCCTGGAGCGTCGCGTTCATGACCGCAACAAGGCAGAAGATATCCTGCAGGCGGCTTACATCCGCGCGCTGGAACACGAAGGGAATGTGCAGGAGCACGAGTCCGTTGTGGGCTGGTTTTATCGCGTTCTGCGCAATGCGGTGATCGATTCCTATCGCAGACACAGCGTGGAGAACGAAGGCTTGGCCTTGCTGGCGCGTGAGATGGAAGATGCCGTTACGTCGCCGGTCGACCTGCGCGATGAAGTGTGCCTCTGCCTGCAGTCAGCAGTAGATTCTCTTTCGCCGGACTACGCGGAGCTGTTGCGCGAGGTAGACCTGGCGGACGAACCGCTTACTGCCTATGCGCAGAAGCGAAGCCTGACCAGCAACAACGCTGCGGTGCGAGCGCATCGTGCGCGTGCGGCTCTGCGCAAGGAGCTTCTTCGTTCCTGCGGAGCCTGTGCGGAACATCATTGTGAAGTCTGCACCTGCAAACGGTGCTAA
- a CDS encoding inner membrane protein YpjD encodes MSIFWLKVAVVLYGVASLAVLPAVLYDRPRWRVVAIPATVAALLFHFVSVAEMLRSAHHLVPVNASEIQAALGLLLAAAFLLVYAAYRTLTVGVVLLPAVFLLGLMPAFAPGTHDITVPFMNSAWLWLHIGLLLTAYAALFVSVLASVLYLIQERRLKSRSSRGILSKLPPLETTDQIALKSLLVGLPCMTAGLLIGTALAQMTYGASYFRDPKVLLSFAMWIAYVAMIAIRRSSGLRGRRAVWLSSFVFFIMLAVWSADQVSSVHQFAGRP; translated from the coding sequence GTGTCTATTTTCTGGCTCAAAGTCGCTGTTGTACTGTATGGCGTTGCCTCGCTGGCGGTGCTGCCTGCCGTGCTGTATGACCGTCCCCGATGGAGGGTAGTGGCCATTCCGGCCACCGTGGCGGCGCTGCTGTTCCATTTCGTCTCCGTGGCGGAGATGCTGCGCTCGGCCCATCACCTGGTTCCGGTCAACGCAAGCGAGATCCAGGCGGCCCTCGGCTTACTGCTGGCTGCGGCATTTCTGCTGGTTTATGCGGCCTATCGGACGCTGACCGTGGGCGTGGTTCTGTTGCCTGCGGTGTTCCTGCTGGGGCTGATGCCGGCGTTTGCGCCCGGAACGCACGACATCACCGTACCGTTCATGAATTCGGCGTGGCTGTGGCTGCACATCGGGCTATTACTGACGGCGTATGCGGCGTTGTTTGTCAGCGTGCTGGCATCGGTGCTCTATCTCATTCAGGAACGCAGGCTGAAATCGCGTTCGTCGCGCGGCATTCTCAGCAAGCTGCCGCCGTTGGAGACGACGGATCAGATTGCGCTGAAGTCGCTGCTGGTGGGCCTGCCCTGCATGACGGCGGGGCTGCTGATTGGTACGGCGCTGGCTCAGATGACCTATGGCGCGTCCTATTTCCGCGACCCGAAGGTGTTGCTCAGCTTTGCCATGTGGATTGCCTACGTGGCGATGATTGCCATTCGTAGATCCAGTGGCCTGCGTGGACGCCGCGCCGTGTGGCTGTCGTCGTTTGTGTTCTTCATCATGCTGGCCGTGTGGTCAGCAGACCAGGTCAGCAGTGTGCATCAGTTTGCGGGGCGCCCGTGA
- the hemA gene encoding glutamyl-tRNA reductase yields the protein MSLSLLGVNHKSAPIDIRERLAIAPDQLADAIRSLVQHPGVHEGLILSTCNRVELLTEHESASDVRAFLSDYFAVPESTLAPHLYEFREDEAVRHLFRVASSLDSLVVGEPQILGQVKESYSVAREVGAVSSTLERLLQSAFTVAKKVRTETEIGSSSVSIASVAADLAKQIFGSLKGKQVLLVGAGKMSELAARHLIAQGATGILVANRTPERAQKLAEQFHGLAVPFADLQQHAPKADIIVTGTGSHEHLFNVRDAQEILHKRRGRPVFFIDIAVPRDVEPAVNGVDGAFVYSVDDLQQVAAENLTARSEEAAAAERIVSDEVSRYQQRLQTLDAVPGILALQQHAEQLRLAELDRARTKLAGLTAEQQDAVEAMTRSMMSKFLHAPMTGLRKSANDGDAVAVDVIRRMFSRDR from the coding sequence GTGAGCCTGAGCCTGCTGGGAGTGAACCACAAGAGCGCGCCGATTGATATACGGGAACGTCTTGCCATTGCGCCGGACCAGCTTGCTGATGCGATTCGTTCGCTGGTGCAGCATCCGGGCGTGCATGAAGGGTTGATTCTCTCCACCTGTAACCGCGTGGAACTGCTCACGGAGCATGAATCGGCCAGCGATGTGCGGGCCTTCCTCTCAGATTACTTTGCCGTGCCGGAATCCACGCTGGCGCCGCATCTGTATGAGTTCCGCGAGGATGAGGCGGTGCGCCACCTGTTCCGTGTGGCGTCGTCGCTGGACAGCCTCGTCGTGGGCGAGCCGCAGATTCTTGGGCAGGTGAAGGAAAGCTATTCCGTGGCGCGTGAAGTAGGGGCTGTCTCCTCCACGCTGGAGCGCTTGCTGCAATCGGCCTTTACGGTGGCGAAGAAAGTTCGTACAGAGACAGAGATTGGTTCTTCATCGGTATCCATTGCGTCGGTTGCTGCGGACCTTGCGAAACAGATTTTTGGCTCCCTGAAAGGGAAGCAGGTGTTGCTGGTGGGCGCGGGCAAGATGAGCGAACTTGCTGCGCGCCATCTCATTGCGCAGGGAGCCACCGGCATCCTCGTTGCCAATCGCACGCCGGAGCGCGCGCAAAAGCTTGCCGAACAGTTTCACGGGCTTGCCGTGCCCTTTGCCGATCTGCAACAGCACGCGCCAAAGGCTGACATTATTGTGACCGGTACCGGTTCACACGAACACCTGTTCAACGTGCGCGACGCGCAGGAGATTCTGCACAAGCGTCGCGGACGGCCTGTGTTTTTCATCGACATTGCTGTACCGCGCGATGTGGAACCTGCGGTGAACGGCGTGGATGGAGCGTTCGTTTATTCCGTGGACGATCTGCAGCAGGTGGCCGCAGAGAATCTGACAGCGCGATCCGAAGAAGCAGCGGCTGCGGAACGCATTGTCTCAGACGAAGTTAGTCGCTATCAGCAGCGGTTGCAGACACTGGACGCTGTCCCCGGCATCCTCGCTTTGCAGCAACATGCGGAACAGTTGCGCCTCGCGGAATTGGATCGCGCACGCACAAAACTTGCCGGTTTGACCGCGGAGCAACAGGACGCCGTGGAGGCCATGACGCGTTCCATGATGAGTAAATTTCTGCACGCTCCCATGACTGGTCTGCGCAAGAGTGCGAATGACGGCGACGCTGTCGCAGTGGACGTTATCCGCCGCATGTTTTCGCGCGACCGCTAG
- a CDS encoding peptidoglycan-binding protein, translated as MRFYMASAATLLLFSSILPLQASRVKRGPTAKHKKTQTAAPHQRAIDNSRATQIQTALVKAGYLKEASGHWDSESQAAMQKLQGDNGWQTKLVPDSRALIKLGLGPNSQATPTSVPVALSKGGSAAAQTDVDTFGGK; from the coding sequence ATGCGCTTTTACATGGCGTCCGCTGCGACTCTGCTCCTCTTCTCCTCCATCCTCCCGTTGCAGGCATCCCGCGTGAAGCGCGGACCTACGGCGAAACATAAAAAGACCCAGACCGCCGCACCGCATCAGCGTGCGATCGATAACAGCCGCGCCACGCAGATTCAGACGGCGCTGGTGAAGGCCGGCTACCTGAAGGAAGCCAGTGGTCACTGGGATTCGGAAAGCCAGGCCGCCATGCAGAAACTGCAGGGAGATAATGGCTGGCAGACCAAGCTGGTACCGGATTCCCGCGCTTTGATCAAGCTGGGCCTTGGCCCGAACTCGCAGGCTACGCCGACCAGTGTTCCGGTTGCACTGTCAAAAGGCGGTTCCGCAGCAGCACAAACGGACGTTGACACCTTCGGCGGCAAGTAA
- a CDS encoding STAS domain-containing protein yields the protein MSIKVSTRQVDGVTILDLSGRITLGEGSVTLRDTIRDLVAKGDKNILLNLGDVSYIDSSGIGELVSAYTSVKNAGGELKLLNLTKKVQDLLQITKLYTVFDVRDDETHAVGSFTR from the coding sequence ATGAGTATCAAGGTAAGCACGCGCCAAGTGGACGGCGTTACGATTCTCGACTTGAGCGGCCGGATCACCCTGGGCGAAGGCTCTGTCACCCTGCGTGACACCATCCGCGATCTCGTCGCCAAGGGCGACAAGAATATCCTCCTCAACCTGGGCGATGTCTCCTACATCGACTCCTCGGGTATTGGTGAACTGGTTTCCGCTTACACCTCCGTGAAGAACGCAGGCGGCGAGCTGAAGCTGCTGAACCTGACCAAGAAGGTGCAGGACCTGCTCCAGATCACCAAGCTATACACCGTATTCGACGTCCGCGACGACGAAACGCACGCCGTGGGTTCGTTCACCCGCTAA
- a CDS encoding septum formation initiator family protein — protein sequence METQQKTTQLRGFAATIGRICEAFYGNRRRLATGAAALLAIMVGYHVVFGKNGLTAYQNKRHDLRDLQTQGQQLEQENERLRSHVERLTNNPDAIEHEAREALHYARPGEVIYTLPSDQKAAK from the coding sequence GTGGAAACGCAGCAAAAGACGACGCAACTCCGCGGATTCGCCGCCACCATCGGCCGCATCTGTGAGGCGTTTTACGGCAACCGGCGCCGCCTGGCGACGGGAGCAGCGGCATTGCTGGCGATCATGGTTGGTTACCACGTGGTCTTTGGAAAGAATGGGCTGACGGCGTATCAGAACAAGCGCCACGACCTGCGCGATCTGCAGACGCAAGGTCAGCAACTGGAGCAGGAAAACGAACGGCTGCGCAGCCATGTGGAACGCCTGACGAACAACCCGGATGCCATTGAGCATGAAGCGCGTGAGGCCCTGCACTATGCGCGTCCCGGTGAGGTCATCTACACGCTGCCTTCGGACCAAAAGGCTGCAAAGTAA
- a CDS encoding magnesium transporter MgtE N-terminal domain-containing protein, whose amino-acid sequence MNEQPVRRTSLSSLLGYPVRAHDGVLMGRIAELVVATEDGGTHISSLLLTASGQLRGGQVQSVPLHALHFSHTGELHLKQEAEWPQPVDIPHASVLLERDLLDQQIIDVHGHKVVRVNDVDLVWETHEELHRLRIAEVEVGMRGAVRRLLRGLPVNAVDAMAHRFQPRVIPWEFVDLIDRDPARRVRLKIEGDRLSTMHPSDIADILEELAPAEREAVFGSLNEEIAAEALEEVDPKLQRSLLEGMESSRVADIVEEMDPGAAADLLAELPEERSEEILLEMEPEERAEVKELLEFPEDWAAGRMTTEYVAVPEDADVYQAIEALRNFEGDLDTVNEVFLLDTEGRLKGAVTLAKLALSNGETKLVDVKDAHLHICSIDAGSRAIAEQFDKYNLRSLAVLDHDRQLAGVIYPEHVIALLRAGH is encoded by the coding sequence ATGAACGAACAGCCGGTTCGCCGCACGAGTCTCTCCTCACTGCTGGGCTATCCTGTGCGGGCGCACGACGGCGTCCTGATGGGACGCATTGCGGAGCTTGTTGTGGCCACGGAAGATGGCGGAACACACATCAGCAGCCTGCTCCTGACGGCTTCCGGCCAGCTGCGCGGGGGACAAGTGCAATCCGTTCCGCTGCACGCGTTGCATTTCAGTCATACCGGTGAACTGCATCTGAAGCAGGAAGCGGAGTGGCCACAGCCCGTCGACATCCCGCATGCCTCCGTGCTGCTGGAGCGTGACCTTCTCGACCAGCAGATCATCGACGTACACGGCCACAAGGTGGTGCGTGTAAACGACGTCGACCTGGTCTGGGAGACGCACGAGGAACTCCACCGTTTGCGCATTGCAGAAGTGGAAGTGGGCATGCGTGGCGCGGTCCGGCGACTGCTTCGTGGCCTGCCTGTAAATGCAGTGGATGCCATGGCGCACCGCTTTCAGCCCCGCGTCATCCCCTGGGAATTTGTTGATCTCATCGATCGCGATCCAGCGCGCCGCGTGCGTTTGAAGATTGAAGGCGACCGCCTCTCCACCATGCATCCCTCGGACATTGCGGACATCCTGGAGGAGCTTGCGCCTGCGGAGCGCGAGGCCGTGTTTGGCTCGCTGAATGAAGAAATCGCAGCAGAAGCGTTGGAAGAAGTTGATCCGAAGCTGCAGCGTTCCCTGCTGGAAGGCATGGAATCCAGCCGTGTTGCGGACATTGTGGAAGAGATGGATCCCGGCGCCGCTGCGGATCTTCTGGCAGAGCTTCCCGAGGAGCGCTCCGAGGAAATCCTTCTTGAGATGGAACCGGAAGAACGTGCCGAGGTGAAAGAGCTGCTGGAGTTTCCGGAAGATTGGGCCGCAGGTCGCATGACCACGGAATATGTTGCCGTTCCCGAAGACGCAGATGTGTACCAGGCTATTGAGGCGTTGCGTAATTTTGAAGGCGATCTGGATACGGTGAATGAGGTCTTTCTTCTGGACACGGAGGGTCGCTTGAAAGGCGCTGTGACCTTGGCAAAACTTGCACTTTCGAACGGTGAAACGAAGTTGGTGGACGTGAAGGACGCGCACCTGCACATATGTTCCATTGACGCCGGAAGCCGCGCCATTGCGGAACAATTCGATAAGTACAACCTGCGTTCATTGGCCGTCCTGGACCATGATCGTCAGCTTGCAGGGGTCATCTACCCTGAACACGTCATTGCTCTGTTAAGGGCGGGTCACTGA
- the hemC gene encoding hydroxymethylbilane synthase gives MHLRIGSRGSRLALWQSNHIAAHLRALGHTTEILIIRTTGDRMQDPAIAAKMIGPDGKTPANVDGKGIFIKEIEEALAAGTIDLAVHSLKDLPTELDAQFTLAAIPERADPRDVLLVPDWLQIHTLPANARIGTTSPRRMAQLRALNPEFQFVAIRGNIDTRIRKLGRGDCDALVLAAAGIDRLGTKLLKPVELDPQHPEFGRPPHIECITHPDHDHLADHDHGEELPGQADWIRQRFDPEMLCPSPGQGALAIETRAGDVKTIAAIKVLDDATTRYAVESERWLLHALGGGCALPVGALCIQEHGRVKLHAVVAAPDGECVVTAMLFAEEGESAQSFGSRGAQLLVDQGARELLVEGFAGVEAE, from the coding sequence ATGCATCTGCGAATTGGTTCCCGCGGCTCGCGGCTCGCGTTATGGCAAAGCAATCACATCGCAGCGCATCTGCGTGCGCTGGGACATACAACAGAGATTCTCATCATCCGCACCACGGGCGACCGTATGCAGGACCCTGCCATCGCTGCGAAGATGATTGGTCCCGATGGCAAGACGCCAGCCAACGTGGACGGCAAAGGCATCTTCATCAAGGAAATTGAAGAGGCGCTTGCGGCTGGGACGATTGACCTTGCGGTGCATTCACTGAAGGACCTTCCCACGGAACTGGATGCGCAGTTCACACTGGCTGCTATCCCGGAACGCGCTGATCCGCGCGATGTTCTGCTGGTGCCGGACTGGCTGCAGATCCACACGCTGCCTGCGAATGCACGTATTGGCACCACATCGCCGCGCCGCATGGCGCAGTTACGCGCGCTCAATCCGGAGTTTCAGTTTGTTGCCATCCGCGGCAACATCGACACGCGTATTCGCAAGCTGGGCCGCGGTGATTGCGATGCCCTGGTGCTGGCTGCCGCGGGGATTGATCGCCTTGGAACGAAGCTGCTGAAGCCGGTGGAGCTTGATCCGCAGCACCCGGAGTTTGGCCGTCCGCCGCACATCGAATGCATCACGCATCCGGACCACGATCATCTTGCCGATCACGATCATGGTGAGGAGCTTCCCGGGCAGGCCGACTGGATTCGTCAGCGTTTCGATCCGGAGATGTTATGTCCTTCGCCGGGACAGGGCGCGCTGGCCATTGAAACGCGCGCTGGCGATGTAAAGACGATTGCCGCTATCAAAGTGCTGGACGACGCAACGACTCGTTATGCCGTGGAAAGCGAACGCTGGCTGCTACACGCTCTCGGCGGAGGATGCGCGCTGCCCGTTGGAGCGCTGTGTATCCAGGAACACGGCCGCGTGAAATTGCATGCGGTGGTTGCAGCACCGGATGGCGAGTGTGTGGTCACCGCGATGCTGTTTGCCGAGGAAGGCGAATCCGCACAGAGCTTCGGTTCGCGTGGTGCGCAGTTGCTCGTCGATCAGGGCGCGCGTGAGTTGCTGGTGGAAGGCTTTGCCGGGGTGGAGGCCGAGTAG